The following DNA comes from bacterium.
GTCGACCATATCAAGGATCCACAGCGGTTCGATGAGCGTTGACCAATCAGCCGATTCCAGATCCGGAATAACGGGGGAAGAGCTTGTTTCACACCCGGCGGCTATGATAACTAGAAATAGCAATAGTCGTTTCATCTTTACCGTTCAAGGTATGACATACAATAAAACCGCAAAAAAATGGCAGACACTTCCGCCCAGCACAAACATGTGCCAGACGGCATGGGCATAAGGAAGTTTTTTCCACGCATAAAAAATTACTCCGAAACTGTACGCCAACCCGCCGGCTAGTATCCACCAAAGTCCTCCGGTTGGAATCAGCTCGATCATCGGCTTGATGGCGACGATGGCAATCCAACCCATCGCTAAATAAATGACGGTTGAAACGGCGCCGAATCGTCCGGTAAAAAAGATTTTGAAAATCACGCCGGCCAGCGCCAATCCCCAAACGACTCCGAAAAGACTCCAGCCCCACGCGCCGTTCAAGCTGATCAATGTGAAAGGCGTGTACGTTCCGGCGATCAGTAGATAAATTCCCGAATGATCCAGGATACGCATGATACGTTTCACGCGCGGCGACTGAAAGGAATGGTAAAGGGTGGAAGCGGTATACAACAAGATCAGCGTAGAACCGAAAATCGTGGCGCTCACGACGTGTATCGCCGTTCCGTTGAGCGCGGCATAGATAATTAATATAACAAGCCCGGCGATACTGAGCATAACGCCCAATCCGTGGGTAACACTGTTAGCGATCTCTTCGCCTTTGGAGTAGTAGTGGTCAGACATAATTTTTTGATTTTTTGAATTGAGCCCTGAGCGAAGTCGAAGGGCGAACATAAGAAACT
Coding sequences within:
- a CDS encoding hemolysin III family protein; this encodes MSDHYYSKGEEIANSVTHGLGVMLSIAGLVILIIYAALNGTAIHVVSATIFGSTLILLYTASTLYHSFQSPRVKRIMRILDHSGIYLLIAGTYTPFTLISLNGAWGWSLFGVVWGLALAGVIFKIFFTGRFGAVSTVIYLAMGWIAIVAIKPMIELIPTGGLWWILAGGLAYSFGVIFYAWKKLPYAHAVWHMFVLGGSVCHFFAVLLYVIP